Proteins encoded by one window of Polyodon spathula isolate WHYD16114869_AA chromosome 16, ASM1765450v1, whole genome shotgun sequence:
- the LOC121329161 gene encoding uncharacterized protein LOC121329161 translates to MTDPGEFNRPLTFDMDYQELEDMDNEISRCSNGVEVGIDAVKPEPEIQIEVEDVSSLSPETKEINIDPHSILTEATLLPVPPNEPPTSPGSPPETSPKTSHKVLTAIPQTQPRKDTAKLQNLTFKPSHTSAFVEVPKHASLGNDWNLEDLSAVIASILGTPNLPVAPIIQEAEEIQPDRQTKAFIPDPKVSNAMSTSFPDLCLDILGTGTIENMEQKGNMKDGGTFLDSHTGSEEILSPQQVEEDLEKSLIEAGEDVSERGMGDGDTFTEATEDILQLSQEEVGTLLDNDIGEVLNLIEAGLELSIQDVLSSSIEKKREPRESFGQRVFEAGKSEIANPLNTCGEDLSGVTVFWPPPGVTRAGPTGEESSLTSLVEPENVVTPTAPETTTGQGSDDVEDLSNVECMKDEHLDLGKDVQEMTTARQPMLFTGIDVPVTPETSGSPEGCLSDLETLRASQILPAQSQSESWALESPGYREDTQEFVIARKRGCGDREVVSKLETPPPSPPPPSPLPLFREVDERLNLVLNCSFACWSLAILMSVGFYQPTVFLIVGIYLLCLCF, encoded by the exons AGGTGGGCATAGACGCAGTGAAACCAGAACCAGAAATTCAAATAGAG gttGAGGATGTGTCAAGTCTTTCACCCGAAACCAAGGAAATCAACATAGACCCTCATTCAATTTTAACAGAGGCCACCCTGTTACCAGTACCCCCAAATGAGCCCCCCACCTCCCCAGGATCTCCCCCAGAGACTAGCCCCAAGACCAGCCACAAGGTATTAACAGCAATCCCTCAAACCCAGCCCCGGAAAGACACAGCAAAACTACAAAACCTCACCTTCAAACCCAGCCATACGAGTGCCTTTGTAGAAGTGCCCAAACATGCCAGCCTAGGTAATGACTGGAATCTTGAAGACCTTAGTGCGGTTATCGCCTCTATTTTAGGCACCCCAAACCTTCCAGTTGCTCCAATCATCCAAGAAGCAGAAGAAATTCAACCGGACAGGCAAACTAAAGCTTTCATTCCAGACCCAAAAGTCTCAAACGCCATGTCTACAAGCTTCCCAGATCTGTGCTTGGACATTTTAGGGACAGGTACGATTGAAAACATGGAACAAAAAGGGAACATGAAAGATGGTGGAACGTTTCTAGATTCACACACGGGAAGCGAGGAGATTCTTTCACCCCAGCAAGTTGAGGAAGACCTTGAGAAGTCTCTGATAGAGGCAGGTGAGGATGTCAGTGAAAGGGGAATGGGAGATGGAGATACTTTCACTGAAGCAACTGAAGACATCTTACAGCTATCTCAAGAAGAGGTGGGAACACTGCTTGACAATGATATAGGGGAAGTGCTGAATCTAATCGAAGCAGGGCTTGAATTATCGATACAGGATGTCTTATCCAGTTCCATAGAGAAGAAGCGCGAACCCAGAGAGAGTTTTGGACAAAGAGTGTTCGAAGCAGGGAAATCAGAAATTGCAAATCCTTTAAATACCTGCGGTGAAGATCTGTCCGGGGTGACGGTCTTTTGGCCTCCTCCTGGAGTAACCAGAGCAGGCCCTACAGGAGAAGAGTCCTCGCTTACAAGTCTGGTGGAACCCGAAAATGTGGTAACTCCAACCGCGCCTGAAACAACAACTGGACAGGGAAGTGATGATGTTGAAGATCTAAGCAATGTAGAATGCATGAAGGACGAGCACTTGGATTTAGGTAAAGACGTCCAGGAGATGACAACGGCCAGGCAACCCATGCTTTTCACAGGCATTGACGTTCCTGTAACCCCTGAGACAAGCGGTTCACCAGAAGGTTGTTTGAGCGATTTGGAGACTCTGAGAGCCAGCCAAATACTTCCTGCTCAATCCCAAAGCGAGAGCTGGGCCCTAGAGTCTCCTGGATATAGGGAAGACACCCAAGAGTTTGTAATTGCGAGGAAACGTGGTTGCGGTGACCGGGAGGTAGTTTCTAAACTGGAGACTCCGCCACCATcgccaccaccaccatcaccactaCCACTGTTCAGGGAGGTGGATGAGAGACTTAACCTAGTTCTCAACTGCTCCTTCGCCTGTTGGTCTTTGGCGATCCTCATGTCTGTGGGCTTCTATCAACCTACTGTCTTCCTGATAGTGGGGATTTACCTTTTGTGCCTCTGCTTCTGA